The Deinococcus cellulosilyticus NBRC 106333 = KACC 11606 region TGTTCACACCGTAAGGAGCACTGATCTCATACTCAAAAGGATCATTGCGGTCTGGAAATTGCTTGGTGATGTTGGCTTTCAGGAAGTTGCCCCCACCTGCATACTTGTTGGGCAGGATCATGTCCACCTGACCGTTGGGGTCCACATTGAAAAGGTAGACATAAGCATCCTGATTCACACGGGTGTAAATCTTGACGTTTTCACCAGGGGTGTAGGCCGGAGTGCTGCCCTCTTTGTCCAGCCAGACACTGACTTCAAGGTTGGTGGGAACAGGATTGACAATGATGCGCTGGGGGCTCACCTGGGGAGCTGCCATTGCGTAACTGAGAAGAGCTGTGCCTAAAGCGACTGCGTAGCGTTTCATGACCTCAGCGTAGTGGAAGACACAAACTTCTCGGTGAAAAAAATCTTGCCATTTCTTAAGCAAGGCTGAAGCTTCCCTTGATCCAGCCTGAAGTTTGCCAGAAGCATTTCCTGGGGCGGCGTTTCACGTGAAACAGTTTGAGCTTTGCTGTAAAGCCTGATATAATCCTTTGATATTGCGTCAAGGCACGCCATTGAAATTTTAAGCTTTAGGACACCACAAGCGACCCCAAGGAGCACAATGAGCGAAAAACACCTGGAAATCATTCCGCTGGGCGGAATGGGCGAAATTGGCAAGAACATGTTCGCCTTCCGTTACGCGGATGAAATCATGATCGTGGACGGCGGTCTCGCCTTCCCTGATTCTCACATGCCTGGAATTGACCTGGTCATTCCCCGCATCGACTACCTGCAGCAGAACGCCAGCCTGATCAAGGGCTGGGTGCTCACCCACGGTCACGAAGACCACATCGGGGCCATTCCCTACATCCTGCCCCGGCTTCCCAGGGTGCCCATCTATGGGGCCAAACTGACCCTCGGGCTGCTCAAGGAAAAACTCAGTGAATTCGGTGTCAAAGAAGCCGACCTGATGCTCAAAGAGGTCACCACCGATGACCGCATCAAGCTGAGCAAGTACTTCACCGTGGACCTGTTCCGCATGACCCACTCCATTCCTGACAACTCAGGCATGATCATTCATACTCCAGTGGGCCGCATTGTTCACACAGGCGACTTCAAGCTGGAACAGCACCCCACTGACGGCAAACCTTCCCACCTCTCCAAACTGGCACAGGCAGGCGCAGAAGGTGCCCTGGTCCTGATCTCTGACAGCACCAACGCTGAAAGACCCGGCCAGACCACCAGTGAGCAGGAGGTCGCCAGTGCCATCGAGAAAATAGTGGCACAGGCCAAGGGCCGTGTGTTTGTCACCACCTTTGCCTCCCATGTGCACCGTGTTCAGAACATTGTGCACATCGCAGAGAAACACCGCCGCCGCGTGGTGATGGAAGGCCGCAGCATGGTCAAGTACGCCCAGGTGGCCCAGAACCTCGGTTACCTGACCCTCAAAGACCCCCTGATCAGCACCGATGAGATGGGCGATCTGCAAGACGATCAGGTGCTCTTCATGTGCACCGGTTCCCAGGGCCAGCCCATGAGCGTGCTCTCCCGTCTGGCCATTGGCACCCACGCCAAACTGAGCCTTAAAGCCGGAGACACCGTGATTCTGTCTTCGAGTCCCATCCCCGGAAACGAGGAAGCGGTGAATGCAGTCATCAACCGCCTGTACTCACTGGGTGTGGATGTCTATTACCCCCCCACCTACAAGGTGCACGCCTCTGGTCACGGCAGCCAGGAAGAACTGAAAATGATCTTCAACCTGGTGAACCCCAGATACTTCCTGCCCTGGCACGGTGAGCCCCGCCACCAGATCAACCATGCCCGACTGGCCCAGGCCCTGCCCAACCCTCCCAAGCGCATCATTGTGGCCCAGAACGGGGACATCATCCGGGTCAACAAGGACGAGTTCAAGATCGCTGGAAAAGTCCCCGCCGGAGATGTTTATGTGGATGGCCTCGGTGTGGGCGACATCAACGATGAGATCCTGCTGGACCGCCGCACCATGTCCGAAGATGGCATCCTGATCATCACCGCAGTGCTGCATCCTGAACCTCACGTGGAACTGGTGTCTCGCGGTTTTGTCCGCACCAACCGGGATCTGGAGAACAGCATCCGCAGCGTGGCTCTGGAGGTTCTGGAAGTGGGCATGCGTGAGAAACGCGCCCTTGAAGACATCCGGGACGACATGTACTCCGCAGTGCGAAAATTCGTTCGCAAGGTCACCGGACGCACCCCTGTGCTGATCCCCATGCTGGTGGATTGAGCAGCAAATTTTACCTCTCCTCTACCCTCTTCGCGCAGAAGAGGGTAGTTTTTTAGTATGGAACTCAAACGCATTCGCAGTTTATGGGGCGTGGAAACCCCTCTGGTCCGTGCGCTTCCTGACTTCAAGACAAATGGCTATCAGGGCATTGAGGTGGCCGTGGTCTTCACGCCTGAGTTGAAGCAACTCGCCACCCTGGCCCGGGAACACGAACTGGAAGTGGTTGCCCAGATCCTGACCACTTTCCCAGGCACGCCAAGGACACCCAGAGCACACCTGCAGGCCTTCAAAGATCAGGTGAAGATGGCCCTTCCTCTAAACCCAATCCTGTTCAATGTGCAGGGAGGATGTGACAGCTGGAGCGAACTCGAACAGGACCAGTTCTATGACGATGCTCTGAAGTTTGCAGCAACGCTGGATGTTCCTGTGGCCTTCGAGACGCACAGAGGCCAGCCCACCTTTACCCCGTGGACCACCGCCCGGATTTTACAGACCTTCCCGGACCTGCGCCTCACCTGCGACCTCAGCCACTGGGTGAATGTGTGTGAGAGGCTGCTGGAGGATCAGGAAGACAACATCAGGCTTGCAGCTCAGCACTGCATTCACATTCATGCCCGTGTTGGCCATGAAGAAGGACCACAGGTGACCGATCCCAGTGCTCCTGAATTCGCTGCCCATCTGGCTGCTCATGAGCAGTGGTGGGAGTGGATGTGGGAAGCCCAGAAGGAACGGGGCCAGACCTTCACCACCCTGACCCCAGAGTTTGGTCCTCCCCCCTATCAGCACACCCTGCCTGTTTCACAACAGCCTGTGGGAAATCTGGATGCTGTGTGCAACTGGATGGCTGAGCGACAGCTGCTTCACTTTCAGCAATGGAAAGCATCCATCGAAAACCTTCAATGATCCCATGATATAGAGAGGAGCACCCTGGTGTGCTCCTCTTCTGCTGTACGTCAGTTCTGGTAGCCCAGCAATTCCAGCAGCCGTTCCAGTTCTTCCTGGGAATGGTAGCTCAGTTCGATTTTGCCTTTGTCCTTCCCGGCAATCCGCACTTTGGTTCCAATGTGGCGGGCAAGTTCAAGCTCAATGCTCTTGAAGGTGCGCTCCGGAACTTCCTTTGGGGCTCTGGTTTTGTCTGGGCGTTCCCGCTTCAAGGCTTCGGCGTCCCGCACGTTCAGACCCTTGGTCAGGATTTGCTCCAGGGCCCACAGGCGATCCTCTTCTGGCAGGGCAAGAATGGCCCTGGCATGACCTGCAGTGATCAGCTTCTGTTCGAGGGCATCCAGGGCTTTCTGGGGCAGGGTGAGAAGCCTCAGGGCGTTGGCGACCGTGCTTCTGCCTTTGCCCAGAGCCCTGGCAATGCCTTCCTGGCTGACCCCCTGTTCAAGCAGCTTCTGGTAAGCCACAGCTTCTTCAACTGGGTTCAGATCTTCCCGTTGAAGGTTTTCGATGATGGCGATTTCCAGGGCTTCCAGGTCATCGAAGTTTTTCAATATTACTGGAACTTCGGTCAGGCCAGCGAGTCTGGCAGCCCGCCAGCGGCGCTCGCCGGCAATCAGTTCATGTTTTTCACCCACCTTGCGAACCAGCAGCGGCTGCAGCACCCCTTTTTCTTTGATGCTGGCTGCAAGTTCTGCGAGGGCTTCTGGATCAAAGACCTGTCTGGGCTGGTAAGCGGCCTGCTGGATCTGGTCGATCTGCATCAGGGTCATTTTATCGCCTGAGGCAGGGGCGCTCAGGGGGGATTTGCCCAGCAGGGCATCCAGACCACGGCCAAGGTTAGATCTTTTTGACACGCTGCATCACCTCGTCAGACAGGCGTTTGTAGGCTCCAGCCCCACTGGACATGGGAGAGTAGAGGTTGATGGGTTTCGCATGGCTGGGGGCCTCAGAAAGCCTGACATTGCGCGGGATGACACTCCAGAACACCAGATCTCCGAAGTGGTTGCGCACGTTTTCTTCGATCTGCACCGAGAGGTTGGTGCGTCCATCAAACATGGTGATGACAATGCCAAGCACCTGCAGGGCGGGGTTCAGTCCATCCCTGACCCGCTCGATGGTGTCCATCAGGCCCGCGATGCCTTCCAGCGCATAATACTCGGCCTGCAATGGGACAATCAGGGCATCTGCAGCCACCAGGGCATTGATGGTCAGGGGACCCAGACTTGGTGGAGCATCAATCAGGACCAGATCGTATTTTTCCAGGCCTGCCAGCAGGTTTTTGAGGGCATCGGGCTCATCGGTGAGTTCCACACCTGCACCAGCGAGGTCCGGGGTGGCAGGCAGCACATGCAGATTCTTGATTTCGGTCTGCTGGATGAAGTCGGAGAGACGTGCAGGTTCGCGCAGGGCATCGTATACCCCGGCCTCTGCACCCCGCACCCCCAGACCACTTGAGGCATTGGCTTGCGGGTCAATGTCCACCACGAGAATCCGGCGGCGGGTGTTGGCCAGGTAAGCCGCCAGATTGACTGCTGTGGTGGTTTTCCCCACGCCACCTTTTTGATTGACTAACGCGAGCACTTTCATTACGGACTTCAGTATAACCAGAATAGGCTTCAGACCCGGGTCAGATGTAAAACCACCAGATCGGCATCTTCATCCAGGCTGTGGCGTTCCTCCTGAATGCTGTATGGGCCAAGCCTTTTCGGGGCACTCCATTCTTTTGGTCTTCTGGAGAGCAGGTGCCACTGCTCGGTCACCGTGTGCTGAATCAGTTTGATCAGCACGTCCAGATCGCCAACCGCCTGTGCCGTCACCCAGGAAACAGGTTCTTTGAATTTGCGCACGTCTCCGGCGAAAACCCGCACATTGGCCAGTCCCAGCTGTGAACGGGCGATGTTCAGAAAAGACGCCCTGCGCTGTCGGATCTCACAGAGCACCACCTGAACATCTGGTCGGGCAAGCGCAATGGGAATTCCAGGAAGGCCCCCACCAGACCCCACGTCCAGCAGGGTCTCACCTTCTGGGATGTACTTTGCGTACTCTTCTGCACTGTCCATGTGCATGTCAAAGTGGATTTCCACTGAAGGCCCAAACAGGTCGAGGGCGCGGGAGTATTGCTTGACCAGTGCTTTGTACTTCTGTTTCACGTGAAACATTGTAGCAAGGGAACGCCGAGGGCCGAGGGCCCAGAGCTGAGGGCAAAAAGCATAGGATTTGATCAACCTGTAAAATCATTCAACTGCTGCTGGTAAAAGCCATGCTCTGGGCACAGTAAACCAAAAAACCACCCCAATCTGGGGTGGTCATCGAGTTTGATGTTTTAAACCTGCTGGGTCTTCAGATAAACCAGCAGGGCACTGAGGTCAGAGGTGCGAACCCCTGGCACCCTGGAAGCCTGAGCCACCGTCTGGGGTTGTGCTCTGGAGAGCTTTTCGCGGGCCTCATTGGACATGGCCGTGATCTGGCGGAAGTCGATGCCTGCCAGGCTGCGTTCGCCATATTTGCGTTCAGATTCCAGTTGCTGGCGGCTGCGTTCAATGTATCCAGCGTATTTCACGTGGATCTGCACGCTTTCCTCTTCCAGCCAGTTTGCCATTCCTTTGAGTATGATCCCCAGAGGTTCCAGGTCAGCAAGGGTCATGTCCGGGCGGCGCAGCAATTGCTCACCTGTGATGCCCTGATGGCGCTGAGTGCGCAGCTGGCGGATGCCCTCTTCAATGCGCTGGTACTTCTCCTGAACAGCTTTCAGGAAAGCATCATCGACCAGACCCAGTTCATGGGCAAAGGGGGTCATGCGCTGGTCTGCGTTGTCCTGGCGCACCAGCAGGCGGTGTTCCACCCGGGAGGTCATCATGCGGTAGGGTTCATCGGTGCCCTTGTAGACCAGATCGTCCAGCATGACCCCGATGTAGCTGCCTTCACGGGTGAAAAATTTCTCTTCCAGACCCAGTGCTTTGCGTGCAGCAGCTGTTCCAGCGACCAGTCCCTGTGCGGCGGCCTCTTCGTAACCACTGGTTCCGTTGATCTGTCCTGCTGTGAAAATGCCTGACATGTATCTGGATTCCAGATTGAGGCTCAGTTCCAGAGAATCCACCACATCGTATTCCACAGCATAGGCATAACGCTGGATCACGGCATTCTCAAAGCCGGGAAGGGTGCGAACCATCTGGTCCTGAAGCGCAGGAGGCAGGCTGCTGGAGAAACCTTGCAGGTACACTTCGCTGGTGTCCACGCCGTCTGGCTCGACAAACAGCAGGTGCCTGTCGTGATGAGAGAAACGCACGATCTTGTCTTCAATGCTCGGGCAGTATCGGGGACCAAGGCCCTCAATGTCTCCGGCATACATGGGAGACAGGTGCAGGTTCTCCTGAATCAGACGGTGGGTTTCCGGGGTGGTGTGGGTCTGCCAGGTGGGACTCTTTCTGGCATCAGGACCGGGATTTCCAGTGAAGCTGTAGACCCGATCATCTCCGGGAAGTTCGAGCAGGGCAGCAAAATTCACCGAGTCTGCACGCACCCTGGGAGGGGTTCCAGTCTTGTAACGCTTGAGTGTGTGGCCTCCGCGCTCCAGAGCCTGGGACAGGAAACGGGCAGGAGGCTCCCCCTGACGGCCTTCCGGGCGGGAATGGCGACCATACCAGGTCAGACCCCGCATGAAGGTTCCGGCAGCGATCACCACTGCTTTTGCAGGATAGGTGCGACCATCGATGGTCTGCACCATCCATGTTTCCCCTTCCCGGTACACATCTGCAGCCTCACCCCGGATGATGTCAATGGCCGTGTTGCCCAGCACATATTCCTGTGCTTTTGCAGCGTACTGGTCGCGCTCGTTCTGCACTCGCAGGCTCTGCACGGCAGGCCCTTTTGAGGCGTTCAGCATGCGGCTGTGGATGGCGGTGTCATCGGCGATGCGGCCCATCAGACCACCCATGGCGGTGAGCTCAAAGACCATCTGGCTCTTGCCTGGCCCCCCCACAGCAGGGTTGCAGGGCATGCGTCCAATGGTGGCCGGGTTGGATATCATCATTGCGACAGTGCCGTATTTTGCAGCGGCCCATGCAGCTTCAATGCCTGCGTGGCCCCCTCCAATCACGATCACGTTGAAAACTCTCGACATAACCCATACACTTTACCCTAGTTTTTAGTAGGGGTACTATGAGGCGTGCCACGATACTGCTTTCAGCAGAACTGAGCTCAGCTCAGTTCTGCTTGAGCAAAGCGAATAGAAAGGTCAGGACACTGACTCAAGGTTCAAGCAACATCTGCCTGGATCAGTAGAATGAACAACCCTGGCCCGCCTCTTTCGTTTGTCCGCAGTCAAAGCAGGCAAAAAATGGGGCCCCAGCTGAAATCTAGTGACAACAAGGGAGGCTGTAATCTCTTTGGACATCTGGTCTAATATTCTCGACTACGTGCGGCAGAACATCTCCGATGTGGAGTACCACACGTGGTTCAGGGATGTGAAACCACTCGGTGTGGAGCAGGGTGAATTGATCCTCGGGGTCAAAAACGCCTTCTCCCAGGAGTGGTTCAAGTCCCATTACGTCAAGCTCATCGAGATGGCCATGCGGGACATGGGGGCACAGAACCCCAAAGTCAACTTTCAGGTGCTCCCTGCGGTGCAAGACGCCATGCTGCTGCCTGGCACACCCACCCCGGCACCTGCCCCGGAACCCCGGCCTGCCCCTGCAGTTCACATGGTGACCGAACCCAACCGGGTCAACCTGAATGCCAAATACACCTTCGACAACTTTGTGGTGGGACCCAACAACAATCTGGCCCACGCTGCAGCCGTTGCCGTTGCTGAATCTCCAGGCAGAGCCTACAACCCCCTGTTCATCTATGGGGATGTGGGACTGGGAAAAACCCACCTGATGCATGCGGTGGGGCACTTCGTTTCGGAGCGCCACCCGCACATGCGCATCGAGTACGTCTCCACCGAGTCTTTCACCAATGACCTGATCAATGCCATCCGGGACGACAAGATGACGGCCTTTCGCAACAGGTACCGCTCCATTGACCTCCTGCTTGTGGACGACATCCAGTTTCTGGCAGGCAAGGAAAGAACGCAGGAAGAGTTTTTCCACACTTTCAACGCTCTGCACGAGAACCACAAACAGATCATCCTGTCCTCAGACCGTCCTCCCAAGGACATCGAGACGTTGGAAGCCAGGCTGCGTTCCAGATTCGAATGGGGCCTGATCACCGACATCCAGAGCCCTGAGTTTGAAACAAGGGTGGCCATTCTGAAAATGAATGCCGAAATCCGCAGGATCAGTGTGCCTCAGGATGTGCTGGAACTGATCGCCAAACACGTCACCAGCAACATTCGTGAACTGGAAGGGGCACTGATGCGGGTGGTGGCCTTTGCCAGCCTGAACAACGTGGAGGTGAACCGTTCCGTGGCCGCCAAGGCACTGTCAGAGATCTTCACGCCCAACACCGTTCAGCTGGACATGAATGACATTCTGCGTTCAGTGGCCAATTTTTATGGTGTGACGCCAGAAGCCCTGAAAGGGACCGGGCGGGCCCGCGAGATTGTGATTCCCCGCCAGATGGCGATGTACATGATCCGGGAACTGACCACCCACTCTCTGCCCGAGATCGGTCAGTTTTTCAGCCGTGACCACTCCACGGTGCTGTACGCCATCCAGAAAATGACCGAGCAGATTCAGAAGGACACAGAGCTCACCAAAGTGGCCCAGCAGCTGTCCCAGCGCCTGAAACAGAGCCCAATGTGAAGCCATGTGCAAAAAATCACTTTCTGTGGATAAGTCTGTGGATAAGTCTGTGGATAACCTGTGGATAACCCTGTGGATAACCTGTGGATAACTTTGCCTGTGGATAACCCCTGTACTTATCCACAGGTTATCCACAGGAAAGTGCCAGTTATCCACAACTTTATCCACAAGACGTTTCTCGTGTAGGATGGGCTCCAGGTGGGTTTTCCACAATATCCACAGGCCCTATTACTACTACTGCTGTTAAAAATATCTATATATATAATCTTTAAAAGAGGAGAAAGCCATGCAGATTCAGGTCACCAAAAAGTTCCTCAGTGATGCCTTGAGCACCCTGGAAAGAATCATTCCAGCCAGAAGCAACAACCCTGTTCTCTCCTATGTCAAGATTCAGCCTTCTGACAGAGGAATTTACCTGAGTGGAACCAACCTGGAATTGGACATGGAAGGTTTTGTTCCCGCTCAGGTGGAAAACGGACAGGCCGTGATTGTTCCTGCCCACCTGTTTGCCCAGATTGTCAGGAACCTGCCCGGAGAACTGGTCGAGATCAACCTCAACCAGAGTGAAATCACCCTGACTTCTGGTGGAAGCAACTTCAAACTCCAGACCGGAGACCTCTCCGCCTTTCCAGAGATCCAGTTTCCTTCCCACTCCGATGTGGAGATGGACGCCAAGGAACTGAACCGTTCGCTGAGCAGCGTGCGTTATGCCACGGCCACAGAAGCTTTTCAACAGGTTTTCCGTGGAATCAAGTTTGAGCTTCGTGCCAAACAGGTGCGTCTGGTGGCTTCCGATGGTTTCCGTCTGGCCCTCAGAGATTTCACCGGGTCTGGTGTGGACAGAAACTTGATTGTTCCTGCCAAGAGTGCCGATGAACTGAACCGCATCCTCAAGGAGGGTCTGGTGAAACTCACCTTTGGAGACCACTTGCTCTCTGTGGCCTCAGACCGCACCAAGATGAACATCAAGCTCCTGGATGGTGAGTTTCCTGATTACGAGCGGGTCATTCCCAGCAACATCAAGGTAAAAGTGCAGCTTCCTGCTTCAAAACTCAAGGAAGCAGTTTCGAGGGTGGCCGTACTTGCGGATAAAAACGCCAACAACCGTGTTGAATTTCTGGTCTCGGAGTCCAAGCTTCAATTGATCGCCGAGGGGGATTACGGACGCGCACAGGAAGTTTTAGAGGTACTTCAGGAGGGGAGTGAGCCTGCCATTTCGCTGGGTTTCAATGCCAAGTTCGTTTCGGATGCCCTCGGTCCCATGGAAGGGGATGTGGTGTTGCAACTTTCAGGAGTGACCACCCCAGCCCTTTTCAAGACCACCGATGAATCTGGTTACCTGGCAGTGGTGGTGCCCCTGCGCATCTGAGGCTCGAAGCTGAAGTTCAGCTGTGGGAGGGATAAACATCCCCGAGTTATCCACAGGTTATCCACAGAAAATTGTGGAAAACCCCGATTCTATCAGAGGATCTTGAGGATGTGTACCTCCCTCCCAATTTTCAGGACAGGAGTCCCGGACAAGACAAATTGACGAAAGGCTCTTAAAAATCGGTTATAGTGTCACAGGTACACTTCCCTAGGGAAGTTTTTTAATGGAGGTCATCATGACGAAAATCGCTAACATCATCGCCCGTGAAGTGCTTGACTCCCGTGGTAACCCCACTGTCGAGGCCGAAGTTCACCTCGAAAGCGGTTTCGTTGGCCGTGCCATCGTTCCCTCGGGAGCCAGCACCGGCAGCCACGAAGCCAACGAGCTGCGTGACGGGGGCAAGCGCTACCTGGGCAAAGGTGTGGAAAAAGCTGTGGAGAATGTGGAAAACGTCATTCGCCCGGCCCTCATCGGTGTGGACGCACTCGATCAGGTCAAAGTCGACCAGATCATGCTCGACCTCGATGGCACCCCCAACAAGAGCAAGCTCGGTGGCAACGCCATCCTGGCTGTCTCTCTGGCCAATGCCCGTGCAGCTGCAAGCTACCTGGGCCTTCCCCTCTACCGTTACCTCGGTGGGAACAACGCCAAGGTGCTGCCCGCACCCATGATGAACGTGATCAACGGGGGGGCACACGCCGACAACCGTGTGGACTTCCAGGAATTCATGGTCATGCCCCTCGGCGCTCCCAGCTTCAAAGAAGCCCTGCGTTACGGCGCAGAAGTGTTCCATGCCCTCAAGAAAGTGCTGAAGAAGCGCGGCTACAACACCAACGTCGGTGACGAAGGTGGTTTTGCTCCTGACCTCCAGAGCAACGAAGAAGCCCTCGAAGTGCTGATGGAAGCCATCAAGGACGCTGGCTACGAAGCAGGCAAGGACATCTTCATCGCCCTTGACCCCGCCACCAGCGAACTTTACAAAGACGGCAAATACCACCTTGAAAGCGAAGGTCGCATTCTGACCAGCGAGGAAATGGTGGACTTCTGGGCCGACTGGGCTGCCCGTTACCCCATCGTCTCCATCGAAGACGGCCTGCACGAAGACGACTGGGCTGGCTGGGAACTGCTCACCCAGAAAATCGGCGACAAGGTACAGCTTGTGGGTGACGACCTGTTCGTGACCAACGTCAAGCGCCTCAAACAGGGCATTGACACCAAAGTCGGCAACTCCATCCTGGTGAAAGTGAACCAGATCGGCAGCCTCACCGAAGCGATGGACGCCATCGAAATGGCCCAGAAGGCTGGCTACACCGCAGTGATTTCTCACCGCAGTGGTGAGTCCGAAGACAGCTTCATCGCTGACCTGGCTGTGGCCACCAACGCTGGACAGATCAAGACCGGTTCTGCCAGCCGCAGTGACCGCATCGCCAAGTACAACCAACTCCTGCGCATTGAGCATGAACTCGGTGCTGCAGCTCGATTCCTGGGGAAAGATGCTCTTTAAACGATCCACCAAGATTGTCGCGACCATTGGTCCGGCAAGTGAAAAACCCGAAGTCCTCGAGCAGATGATTGATGCTGGCCTGAACGTGGCCCGCCTCAACTTCTCCCACGGCACCAAAGAAGACCACCAGAAGCGCGTGGACATGATCCGCGCCGCTGCAGCCAAAAAAGGTGTGAACGTGGGCATCCTGCAGGACCTGCAAGGACCCAAAATCCGCACAGGTCGCTTCAAAGATGGTCCTGTCACCCTGGAAAAGGGCCAGAAGTTCATCCTGACCGCCGACGACGTGGAAGGCAACGCCGAAAAGGTGTCCACCACCTACAAGCCCCTTCCCCAGGATGTCAGCGTGGGCATGACCCTGCTCCTCGATGACGGCAACCTTGAGCTGCGCATCAAAGAGATCAAAGGCAACGACATCATCACCGAAGTTGAAATCGGTGGGGTGCTGAGCAACAACAAAGGCATCAACGTGCCCGAAGCCGACCTCTCTGCCCCTGCACTGTCCGACAAGGACATTGCTGACCTCGGGGTCGGTGCAGAAATCGGCGTGGACTGGGTGGCCCTCAGCTTCGTGCGTTCCCGTGACGACCTGATTCTGGCCCGCCACCACCTGAGAATGCTCGGTTCAAGCGCGAAACTGATGGCCAAAATCGAGAAGCCCCAGGCTGTGGACCGCTTCGACGAAATCCTCGCTGAAGCAGACGGCATCATGGTGGCCCGTGGTGACCTCGGGGTGGAAATGCCCACCGAACAGGTCCCCGTGATCCAGAAGATGATCATCCGCAAGTGCCGCGAAGCGGGCAAGCCCGTGATCACCGCCACCCAGATGCTCGAAAGCATGCGCACCAACCCCCGTCCCACCCGCGCAGAGGCCAGTGACGTGGCCAACGCCATCTTCGACGGAACCGACGCCGTGATGCTCTCCGCAGAATCTGCAAGCGGCATGTACCCTGTGGAATCCGTGGGCATGATGTTCAAAATCGCTGAGACCGCTGAAGGCACTTCTCAGTACGAAGAAGAACTCATCAAGATCCCCGAGGATCGCCACACCACCCAGGACGCCATTGCGCACTCTGCAAGCGAAATCGCACGCTTCCTGAACGCCAAGGCCATCGTGTGCTTCACCTCCTCCGGAGCCACTGCAGCACGCGTGTCCCGCCGCCGTCCCCGCAAACCCATCCTGGCCCTCACCCCCAACGACAAAGTGGTGAACCAGCTGGCCCTGATGTGGGGTGTGGTGCCCCTCCTCACCCGTGACCCCAAAGACACCGATGACATGGTGGAGATTGCCGTCCAGACCCTGCAGGATCTGGAGCTGGTGCAATCTGGAGACCGCATCGTGATCGTCGCTGGTGTACCTTTCGGCATGAAAGGAACCACCAACACGCTGCGCGTGGCGCGGATTCCGTAACCTCACCACCCACCCTCACCCCGTCTCACGCCTCCCTCTCCCAGAACTGGGAGAGGGATTTTGCTGTCTTCCTGTTTTCCCATCAAAAACCTCTCCCGCGAAAGTGGGAGAGGGAGCGAAGAGGCAAAGCCTCAAGCGGAGCGAGGGTCAGGCAGGCACAATCCGGGCACTGTTCGCCAGATGCTCCACCTGCTCCACCTGGTAGTAACGCCCGAAGCGGTTTTCCAGGAAGGGTCTCAGGGGCACATCTTCCTGACGCACGAAGCCCTGGGCAGGCAGGAAGTCTTCGGCGTGGAGGTCCAGGACGGCGCACAAAGAAGCTGCGGTGGTGAGCTGGATGGCACTCCAGTGTTGACCGTGGACCATCTGGTCGTAGATTTTGCGGGCGTCGCTGACCTGGGTGAGGCGGCCCTCTTTGTAGCCAGTCACGGTGCAGAAGGTCAGGACCACATCCTGAGGGGTGATGGGAAGGGCGTTTTCCAGAATGTCTTTCAGCATCTCACGGCGCTCGGAGAGGCGCAGATCGCGGATCAGGAACTGCATCAGGTAGCGGTGGCCAGGGTAACGCACGGA contains the following coding sequences:
- a CDS encoding ParB/RepB/Spo0J family partition protein, yielding MSKRSNLGRGLDALLGKSPLSAPASGDKMTLMQIDQIQQAAYQPRQVFDPEALAELAASIKEKGVLQPLLVRKVGEKHELIAGERRWRAARLAGLTEVPVILKNFDDLEALEIAIIENLQREDLNPVEEAVAYQKLLEQGVSQEGIARALGKGRSTVANALRLLTLPQKALDALEQKLITAGHARAILALPEEDRLWALEQILTKGLNVRDAEALKRERPDKTRAPKEVPERTFKSIELELARHIGTKVRIAGKDKGKIELSYHSQEELERLLELLGYQN
- a CDS encoding ribonuclease J → MSEKHLEIIPLGGMGEIGKNMFAFRYADEIMIVDGGLAFPDSHMPGIDLVIPRIDYLQQNASLIKGWVLTHGHEDHIGAIPYILPRLPRVPIYGAKLTLGLLKEKLSEFGVKEADLMLKEVTTDDRIKLSKYFTVDLFRMTHSIPDNSGMIIHTPVGRIVHTGDFKLEQHPTDGKPSHLSKLAQAGAEGALVLISDSTNAERPGQTTSEQEVASAIEKIVAQAKGRVFVTTFASHVHRVQNIVHIAEKHRRRVVMEGRSMVKYAQVAQNLGYLTLKDPLISTDEMGDLQDDQVLFMCTGSQGQPMSVLSRLAIGTHAKLSLKAGDTVILSSSPIPGNEEAVNAVINRLYSLGVDVYYPPTYKVHASGHGSQEELKMIFNLVNPRYFLPWHGEPRHQINHARLAQALPNPPKRIIVAQNGDIIRVNKDEFKIAGKVPAGDVYVDGLGVGDINDEILLDRRTMSEDGILIITAVLHPEPHVELVSRGFVRTNRDLENSIRSVALEVLEVGMREKRALEDIRDDMYSAVRKFVRKVTGRTPVLIPMLVD
- a CDS encoding ParA family protein, producing the protein MKVLALVNQKGGVGKTTTAVNLAAYLANTRRRILVVDIDPQANASSGLGVRGAEAGVYDALREPARLSDFIQQTEIKNLHVLPATPDLAGAGVELTDEPDALKNLLAGLEKYDLVLIDAPPSLGPLTINALVAADALIVPLQAEYYALEGIAGLMDTIERVRDGLNPALQVLGIVITMFDGRTNLSVQIEENVRNHFGDLVFWSVIPRNVRLSEAPSHAKPINLYSPMSSGAGAYKRLSDEVMQRVKKI
- a CDS encoding 16S rRNA (guanine(527)-N(7))-methyltransferase RsmG, translating into MKQKYKALVKQYSRALDLFGPSVEIHFDMHMDSAEEYAKYIPEGETLLDVGSGGGLPGIPIALARPDVQVVLCEIRQRRASFLNIARSQLGLANVRVFAGDVRKFKEPVSWVTAQAVGDLDVLIKLIQHTVTEQWHLLSRRPKEWSAPKRLGPYSIQEERHSLDEDADLVVLHLTRV
- a CDS encoding sugar phosphate isomerase/epimerase family protein is translated as MELKRIRSLWGVETPLVRALPDFKTNGYQGIEVAVVFTPELKQLATLAREHELEVVAQILTTFPGTPRTPRAHLQAFKDQVKMALPLNPILFNVQGGCDSWSELEQDQFYDDALKFAATLDVPVAFETHRGQPTFTPWTTARILQTFPDLRLTCDLSHWVNVCERLLEDQEDNIRLAAQHCIHIHARVGHEEGPQVTDPSAPEFAAHLAAHEQWWEWMWEAQKERGQTFTTLTPEFGPPPYQHTLPVSQQPVGNLDAVCNWMAERQLLHFQQWKASIENLQ